A window of the Synchiropus splendidus isolate RoL2022-P1 chromosome 6, RoL_Sspl_1.0, whole genome shotgun sequence genome harbors these coding sequences:
- the LOC128760733 gene encoding inhibin beta B chain → MEPLKETSCRITWLFLTLIFWMRVSVNASPACPSCGFPPMEKDAEKMLLIEIAKKQLLDKLHLKERPNITQTVPRAALLTALRKLHSGRVKHDGSVDFENNTPTKEQGYEIVSFADINDSARGDEASLSLTFQFLQQHGQSIQVLQSSLWIYVQSSGDPRRNSRLPARVFLTADGVDSASNRTLLIEKMLEVQENNWHTFPITRTLQTFLDGGQNHLRLEVVCDDGGKNVCSLDKSSDTPFKPFLVAQVRLRDDHSKHLLRKRSLRCGDDVTVCCKRDFYIKFEDIQWHDWIIAPKGYHMNYCMGQCPQHLSGSPGIASSFHATVLSQLKVNGINTGASSCCVPTERRPLSMVYFNSQHSIVKTDVPDMIVESCGCT, encoded by the exons ATGGAGCCTCTGAAGGAAACCTCTTGCCGCATAACTTGGCTGTTTTTGACGCTCATCTTCTGGATGCGCGTCAGTGTGAACGCATCTCCGGCGTGCCCGTCGTGTGGCTTTCCACCAATGGAAAAAGACGCCGAGAAAATGCTGCTGATCGAAATCGCCAAAAAGCAACTTTTGGACAAACTGCACCTGAAAGAAAGACCGAACATCACGCAGACGGTGCCCCGAGCTGCGCTCCTCACTGCGCTGCGCAAACTCCATTCTGGACGCGTCAAACACGACGGGAGTGTTGACTTTGAGAATAACACACCGACCAAAGAGCAAGGATATGAAATTGTCAGCTTTGCAGATATAA ATGACTCAGCGAGAGGCGATGAGGCCAGTCTCAGTCTCACCTTCCAGTTTCTCCAACAGCACGGTCAGAGCATCCAGGTGTTGCAGTCGTCTCTCTGGATCTACGTCCAGTCTTCCGGCGACCCCAGAAGGAACTCCCGGCTTCCTGCCCGAGTCTTCCTCACAGCAGACGGTGTGGACTCCGCCTCCAATCGCACCCTGCTGATAGAGAAGATGCTGGAAGTCCAAGAGAATAACTGGCACACCTTCCCCATCACACGCACCCTGCAGACCTTCCTGGACGGAGGGCAAAACCATCTGAGGTTGGAGGTCGTTTGTGACGACGGTGGGAAAAACGTTTGCTCCCTGGACAAGTCGTCCGACACGCCCTTCAAGCCCTTTCTGGTGGCGCAGGTGCGTCTCCGTGACGACCACAGCAAACACCTTCTCAGGAAGAGGTCCCTGCGCTGTGGCGATGATGTCACCGTGTGCTGCAAGAGAGACTTCTACATCAAGTTTGAGGATATCCAGTGGCACGACTGGATCATCGCTCCCAAGGGCTACCACATGAACTACTGCATGGGTCAGTGCCCCCAACACCTCTCGGGCTCGCCAGGGATTGCATCCTCATTCCACGCCACCGTCCTGAGCCAGCTGAAGGTCAATGGCATCAACACGGGAGCGTCGTCCTGTTGTGTCCCCACTGAACGACGGCCGCTCTCCATGGTTTACTTCAACTCCCAGCACAGCATCGTAAAAACAGACGTCCCAGACATGATAGTGGAGTCCTGCGGATGCACATGA